The window CGGTCTCCTCCGGCACACCTCGCACGTCCAGGAGCCAGTGCCCGTGGGATCCGGTGGACTGCGCGCCGTGCGACGCCCCCGACGGGCACCCGCTCCTGGCGGATCTTCCGCGCTTCCACGTCCGTGGCCCTGGCGAGAAGCTGTTCGAGGAGGCGTACAACTGGGCGCGGCCGATGACGGATGCCGAGTGCACGCTGCGTCACCTGGTGGGCATCGACGTGCATATGGCCTTCGCGGCGGGTGCCAACGGCTTGGTCGTCGGCCTCGGTGCGCCCACCCACGTCAAGAAACCGGTGTTCGACCCGAAGCTGCCCGGCTCCCGGTGAAGCGCATGCCCTGGTCGAGGGGGCCCACCGCCGGCAACCGCGTGGCACCCGTGCCGGTGCGTGGGGGTTCCGTCGGGCCTCCCCCGGGGAGGGGAAGGCCCGACGGCGCCTCATGGGGTCCCGGGCGGTGTGGGTGTTCCGCTAGGAGGCGTCACGTACCGTGCCGGTGAACTCCGGGCCCTCGACCGGCGCTCCGTCGGCGTCGTAGGTCCACAGGAGCAGGCGCAGCGACTCCGTGTCCTCGCCGAGCTGGTCGGTGACGGTGGGCACGGACACGTCGATGCTCAGGTCGCCCGCGGGCACTTCGGACATGAGCAGCGCGTCGTTCGGCAGGGCGGACAGGGGCCGCTCGGGATCCGGCGAGGCCCGGAAGGTCTCCTCCAGCCACGTCGCGGGGACGTCCTTGGTGGACAGTTCGGTGCCGTCGGGGACGGGCAGCAGTTGCAGATCCGTCCACGTCACGACATCGGCGACCGCGGAGAGGCTGATCCGCCAGACCAAGGGCCGGCCCTCGGTGACCTGGTCGGCGACCGGTGTCACGGTCACCGTGGGCTGGGGGTCGTCGTTCTGCGCGGTGACGCCGCCCAGGTAGGAGCCGACCAGGGCGCCGCGTACGGTCTTGACGGCCACCCGGTGGAGATCGTCGGCGCCGTAGCGGGTGTTGCCCTCGACCGTGACCGGCACGTCGACGCGGGTGCCCGCCCGGACCCGCACCGTGCGCACGACCTGCTGGTCGCTGCCCGGCTCGTCCACGAACAGCCGGACCTCGCCGCTGCCCGACCCGGAGACCTGTACCGGCACCTGGTAGGTACGCGTGCCGGAGTCGCCCTCCTCGACGGTCAGCCCGCCGACGTCCACGCGCGGCAGCCGCGCGGGCTCGACGACGGGCGTGCCGGGACGCCAGCCGTGCGCGTCCACCAGCCAGGCCGTCCCGGACCCGGTGCGCGGGGTCAGGTGGAGCGTCTTGACGTGACCGAGGTCGATGCGCTCCCGCGTCTCGGCGGTGAGGGGTACGCGGACCTCGCGCGCCCAGTAGGAGGAGGTGCGGGAGGTGCCCGGCAGACCGTCGACGCCGACCCGGCCGAGGTCCGCCCGCCGACCGGCGGTGTCGGTGAGGGCGACGTCCAGCTCGGTGCCGGTGGTGTTCGGCGGGACGATCACGCGCAGGCTCAGCGACTTCGCGCCGGACAGGGAGACCGGGCGGGCGGGGCTGAGCTCGGTGGCGGTGCCGGCGCGGCTCCAGTTCATGGCCAGCGCGTACCGGTCCGGCTCCTTGCCGGGTGACACCCTGCGCCACTGGGCGAAGTGCGGGGAAGCGGTCCTGAGTTCGGGGTCCAGGCAGGAGACGTCCGGGTCCGGGTCCACCTGGGCGCACAGCCGGCCGCCGCCGACCGTGGCGGAGGGAGCCGGGAGGAACGCCCCCGAGCGGGCGGCGCCGACGGCGTGCGTGAGGACGCGGGCGGATCCGGCGGAGGCGGCACGCACGGGGGAACCGTCGAGCAGCGGGCGGGCCCGGTCGTCACCGGCGACGAACAGCCGGGCCGCGGCGGCTATGTACGTCGAGCCGGCCTTCTGCTGCTGCTCGGCGCTGAGCCGGGTGGCGGTGCCAGGCGAGCACAGCGGGTCGTGCTCGTCGCCGCCGTAGGAGAAGTCGTCGTCGGCCGGTGCCGTGGCCTGGCCGGGGGTCCACTCGCTGTTGAAGTAGTTGTGGTTCGCGCCGGTCATGTAGACCGCGCTGTGCAGGGCCCTGCCGCGGCTGACCCCCCGGGTGCCGTCGACGTAGAGCTCGCCCTGAAGGTCGATGACGTCTCCGTCGCAGCCCGGCAGGATCGTCACGGACGGCACGTCGGGTGCGGGGTTCTGGCCGAAGATCGTGGGGCCGATGAGGACGGTTCCGCGTATCGTCCAGCGGGTTTCGCCGTGGTAGCCGTCCTTGTCCGCGGGCGGCGGGGCGAGGCTGTCCAGCGCGGCCCGGTCGGCGCCCTCACCGCCACGGGAGTGGCCCACCAGCAGCACCCGGCCGAGGTCGGCGCCGGGCGCCCGGCGTACGGCCTCGGGGGCCGTGGACGGGTCGGCGGCCCAGGCCGCCCAGTGGGCCAGGTGCAGCCGTATCAGCGAGGAGCGGGCCTGGGCGCCGGCGTCGGTGGCCTGCCAGTCCTGGGCGTTGATCGAGTTGGCGGAGATCGAGACCGTCACATAGCCCTGGGAGGCGAGGAGTTGCTGGTCGTGGAGGTAGCCGCGGTAGCTCGGGACGGCCTCGTGGTCGGACGGGCACGGCCATTCCAGGGTCAGGTCGTCGCCCTTGAAGCAGGTGGAGTGGCGGCCGTGGAGGAACAGCGCCAGCGGGCGGCTGCCCGGGGCGTCCTCCGGCGCGACCACCACGGCCTTCATCTCGACGTCGGTGTCGTAACCGGGCAGGTGGACCGACGGCAGGGAGTACTCGCCGCTGGTCGTACGGAACGAGCCGGGCACGCCGGGGTCGACCTCGTTCACGGTCGCCGCGCGGGGCAGGAGCGACGGGTCCGACGAGTCGTCGAGTTCACGGCGCTCACGGGCGGCGGCTTTCGCTCCGGCCACGTCCAGACGGCGGCCCGCGGCCTCGACCCGCAGATCGTCCGTGCTGCCGAGGCGCACCCCGTCGAGCGGCAGCCGGAACGTGCGCCCGTCCGCGGCGGGTCTGGGAGTGCCCAACAGGCGTTCCCCGCTGCGGAACTCGACCTGGGCGTCGCCCACCGGCACCTTCTCGGGCGCCCGCCACACGAGCTCTGCGGACTCCCCGGAACCGGTGGTCAGCCAGCCTTCGGGAAGTCCCGGAGACGCGGGGGCGGACGGCCGCCCGGGCTCCGGTTCCGGCGCCGCGAGTGCCGTCCCCGGCACCACCAGCGCCACCGTGAGGGCCGCTGTAACAGCGGCCACCACGCGCGAGACACGGATCACTTCTTGTTCCTCCTGATGGTCGGTGCCCCGGGAACCCCACGGGCCCCGGGCTCCCCCGGCGCACCAAATGCAGC is drawn from Streptomyces bottropensis ATCC 25435 and contains these coding sequences:
- a CDS encoding alpha/beta hydrolase family protein; this translates as MIRVSRVVAAVTAALTVALVVPGTALAAPEPEPGRPSAPASPGLPEGWLTTGSGESAELVWRAPEKVPVGDAQVEFRSGERLLGTPRPAADGRTFRLPLDGVRLGSTDDLRVEAAGRRLDVAGAKAAARERRELDDSSDPSLLPRAATVNEVDPGVPGSFRTTSGEYSLPSVHLPGYDTDVEMKAVVVAPEDAPGSRPLALFLHGRHSTCFKGDDLTLEWPCPSDHEAVPSYRGYLHDQQLLASQGYVTVSISANSINAQDWQATDAGAQARSSLIRLHLAHWAAWAADPSTAPEAVRRAPGADLGRVLLVGHSRGGEGADRAALDSLAPPPADKDGYHGETRWTIRGTVLIGPTIFGQNPAPDVPSVTILPGCDGDVIDLQGELYVDGTRGVSRGRALHSAVYMTGANHNYFNSEWTPGQATAPADDDFSYGGDEHDPLCSPGTATRLSAEQQQKAGSTYIAAAARLFVAGDDRARPLLDGSPVRAASAGSARVLTHAVGAARSGAFLPAPSATVGGGRLCAQVDPDPDVSCLDPELRTASPHFAQWRRVSPGKEPDRYALAMNWSRAGTATELSPARPVSLSGAKSLSLRVIVPPNTTGTELDVALTDTAGRRADLGRVGVDGLPGTSRTSSYWAREVRVPLTAETRERIDLGHVKTLHLTPRTGSGTAWLVDAHGWRPGTPVVEPARLPRVDVGGLTVEEGDSGTRTYQVPVQVSGSGSGEVRLFVDEPGSDQQVVRTVRVRAGTRVDVPVTVEGNTRYGADDLHRVAVKTVRGALVGSYLGGVTAQNDDPQPTVTVTPVADQVTEGRPLVWRISLSAVADVVTWTDLQLLPVPDGTELSTKDVPATWLEETFRASPDPERPLSALPNDALLMSEVPAGDLSIDVSVPTVTDQLGEDTESLRLLLWTYDADGAPVEGPEFTGTVRDAS